TTGCTTTTATAGCTGCTATCAAATAGTAATgggaaataaaatcacattatattatataataagtgcTCTATAAAAGTGATAAAATAGTTTGAATCCTCTGATATTAATTTGAATTTTGGTCAagttttgattttttaaatatgtaaattagtTACAGTTTTTCTTCTTTAGTCTACAGCATTAGTATAGTTTATAAATCTCTCCTAAATGTGGCATGTTCTtacgtttatttttttcctctcctgCAGAGGATTTgttaatagatattttttttaatgtataaaccCCAAACAAAATTGGTCATGTGACCAGGGGGCACCCAAATATGTGCTAAGCCAGTCTGTATGTGTTACTGTGTAATTCTGTGTATATAAACCTTGAGTTTGAAGTTCTCCAGGATCTGCCGCAGAAGGAAGGGGTTAAATCGCTCGGCTGCGTTCAGGAAAGCCTGGATCCATTCATCACAGAACCGGTTACTCGCTGCAGAGGAAACACACCTGAGAGTTAGACACCAGCAGCAGCTTTTATTAATATACTGATCAGTTCAAGCTGAAGCAAATTCTAAAATCAtgatcattaatattaatattaatacatttgatttaaaCTAAAGCTACACACAACATATTGATTAATAATAGTTAGTTTTGTCACAGTAACTTGTTTTAATTTATGAACAAGTATTCTAAAATTAATAACGTAATTGTGATTTtataaacataacattttatgctgaagtaatataatgtaatactactactagtaataataataataataataataataataataataataataataataataataataataaataaataaattaccaccTTTCATAGAGCAATTAGATTTGAATTAAGTATTATTCAGATAATAAATCAAAtagacaaattaaaaaataaaacattaccaCAGTTTTAGAACAAAGTAGACAAACCAGTTTAAGTAATATAACTACTATAAtattaactactactactactactattaataataataataataataataataataataataataataataataataataataataataataataataataataacaaaaataataacttaccACCTTTAATAGAGCAATGAAATTTAAATACATAATTATTcagacaataaataaaatatgaacaaattaaaagtaaaacacaaccacagtttttaactgtttttagacAAACCAGTTTACTCATGTTAAAAACTTTGTTTCTAACCCCatattttttcaatttaatttattgATATTACATATACAAGATGTAGGTCTTCCTGTTTTGATAATTACATAatcaatttattgtacaatatatggactgGAATATATGGTCTACAGATTTTTTTGCTGCTCTTGAGATAAACAATTATGTTTATCTTAGAGAGAAGAGCTTATTAATGTCAGCTTTGTTCAACAACAaccgttttattttattttagtattataaACATTAGGATATTTCAAATGTGTAGTATTTCAATCTGAATGTCTGAATAGTCTTACAAATTAAAAGTCTATAAATTTTTAAAACTATGTAAATAACTGTATTTCTATGTTAAATAATATTACAGTACAATGATATTGATTATCGCAATACTTTCTAAGTATGTTCTATTCTGACCTGTGTTCGTGAGAGCGGGGGGGCTGCTGGAGCAGTCGATCAGCAGGTCAGATCGAGATTCTTTAGACTCGGTTTTACACAGAGACGCTGTGGATGGCTCCTCCTGCACCAGACCCTGCAGACTCGCCGCTTTAATAAACCTGATAAAAATACACAACATTATATCCTCACTGCCAcgcaaaaaccttgcatctctaAAATAGAAGGGAAATAAAACTTTCAGTGAAGATCACATTATAATAATATGTGTAAAACAGGAAGaatgaagatacaaggtttttctgCCATAgtacagtataaaagtacagcattataagggtgagttttcagtgaaggcTAGGTgcagaagtattagcattagccgctatcctcagcgctagctctttcgccattccgaggcgagtatattggactgtagtgtttgctgtgtgtttaccatgttaaaacacgctACGAGGGACAAATCGCTAGCAGATAGCATCCTGgttttaccagaacactcagggttcctcagtctagagcTAACCACTGCTAATGCTACTGGCTAACTGCACtgtttaaaatattggaaataaatggtagcgctttactcacccaaaaaaaacagttttcagaagagaaatctgtgtagaataacatccagcgcttgtttgactttgaaataaatatatatatatatatatatatatatatatatatatatatatatatatatatatatatatatatatatatatatatacagattactgaattacagttttgtttacgtaggtgctgaattagaaggaaaacatggcgacactcctgttccttactagtgtcgcttaaaatgcgccttgcaatccgatgcgccttatgaatgaaaatataccagaaaacagacgtttattgatttatattcctatatttatatttattgactATTATTCCTTCTTTACATTTTTTCGAACactgattaaaataaaacataaaatatgaatattttgatcttaatttcacATTTTACTATTCTGTACAAATATTTCACAACACGGTATTGATTTTTACTTATTCactagtttacatgtaaagactgTACCTCGCCACATCGGTCTTTGTCCTCTCATCTGCTCCAGTGACTTCTACATGAGTGTGATTCAACGCCTGcagaaacaataataaataaagacacCATTTACACCAGAGACACACAGGTTTGGCCAAACCCCTATTCAAAACTGTGCAGCCATTAAAATAAATCACAATTTaggttaataaataaaatatggttATATTTCACCAACCTAATATAAACCAGGTTGGTATATTAAGCCTGTGTTACACTGCTCTCTAGTGGCTCCACAATAAAACTGTCTGAAAGCTGCTGACCTAcacagcacacctgattcaactcatctGTTAATTAATTGTCAGGTTTAGTGGAGCAGTCTGAGCagaatgaatgtattttacatgtATGTTACATACACATTTTACATTCAAATCACCCATCATGCCCTTATAAGACTCAAAAGTCAGGATTGGCTATAAAATCAATTGGCTCAGTaataaatatcattattataaATCTCATGTTTCTGCAGTAAGATAATTTACAGTAATGTACATTTATTCTCTTTAGTTCTTTACTTAGTACAGGTGAATGTTTTTAATATCTTTCAAATATTCTTAACAatccaaaaaaatacatctctaaaataaagagaccacttaaaaatataatcaagaggaagatggatgatcacaagccatcaaaccaccaaactgaactgcttgtatttttgcaccaggagtaaagcagcataaagttatccaaaagcagtgtgtaagactgctggaggaagagaacatgatgccaagatgcatgaaaaaattgtgattacaagttagggttattccaccaaatattgatttctgaactcttaaaactctttatgaatatgaacttgttttctttgcattgattgaggtcggaaagctctgcattttttttggttatttcagccatttctcatttttttgcaaataaaaagctataatttacaatattttattcggaatttgggagcaatgttgtctgtagtttatagaataaaacaacaatgttcattttactcaaacataaacctataaatagcaaaatcagagaaactgactcagaaacaaGTGTGAAAAGGACTAAACTAAGCATCTGAAAGTCTCTTACTGCATGGAGGAGATAGCCGATGTTATTCTGGAGCAGCTGGACCACTCTGTGGATGTGCATGACGGACTCCTCGTACCACAGGCTCAGGTAAGGCCGAACCTCCGACTCCAGGTTCTGCATCTGTCAGAGCGAGAAAACACACAATCAGCTATAGGACAGTAATAAAATTATACAATAATCAAAGTATTATTCATGTCTTACCTCTTGAGTCAAGCTGCTCTGCAGACCTTGGACATACTTATCAAGCTCGATTCTGAATGTGAAACTGAATTAAAGAAATTTACCATAATTTATCGTGTATTAAAATATGTAGTAGGTTTTACTGGCCAGCAGCGAGTAATCATATTAAAGGAGTGTAACACAGTAAAGAACTCTATACAGCTTTATTAATGAGTTGTATTAATGGTTTCTGGGTGGGGTTAAGGATATAAGTTCAGGCCTTTCTCTGAGCCTCCGAGGAGACAGACCACCCAGCCGTTACCGTCTGCCTCCGGCTGCTCTGGAGATCTCTCCTGCTCCAGCAGACAACAGTAACAGCCCACCGCCTGCTCAGGaacactgaaaaacacacacacacacaaaactgcaattaatcacatgcaagtaaaaaatgtaagtaaaagaatgaatgtaaaaaatgtcaaatgtaactatatttatattagtgctgtcaattaaaatactagtatatacatgtatgtttgaggggagaaaaAGCCAACATGGCGCGCTGGTGCTAACTGCTAAATAAtgctaactgatgcagtgagtagcttcgcatttgttaaacaaccatgtgaaaTAAAACATCATGTGGACGTGGAAAAGATATTAATATGTCTGAGAAGAGTCAAATTATTGACATGCATCAGTAATGCCGAGAAAAC
The sequence above is drawn from the Astyanax mexicanus isolate ESR-SI-001 chromosome 19, AstMex3_surface, whole genome shotgun sequence genome and encodes:
- the c19h17orf75 gene encoding protein Njmu-R1 isoform X1; the encoded protein is MFTSQTSSFQESIDVEEKDGDYDTEDLSGLSPRIQQINSYYSIYYYQNSRSEAAEESVAWSQRRADSTTSQDDFSLTLLDTSLPAEAEPELRSYISRRLSKGALLGGMGNIATVELSVPEQAVGCYCCLLEQERSPEQPEADGNGWVVCLLGGSEKGLNLFRIELDKYVQGLQSSLTQEMQNLESEVRPYLSLWYEESVMHIHRVVQLLQNNIGYLLHAALNHTHVEVTGADERTKTDVARFIKAASLQGLVQEEPSTASLCKTESKESRSDLLIDCSSSPPALTNTASNRFCDEWIQAFLNAAERFNPFLLRQILENFKLKAIQDMNNLKRFIRQAEMSHYALFRCCLFLQTCGNGDILLQNARAEHSGLPEACSIIRVLEEFIAEQAVGVVQ
- the c19h17orf75 gene encoding protein Njmu-R1 isoform X2 — protein: MFTSQTSSFQESIDVEEKDGDYDTEDLSGLSPRIQQINSYYSIYYYQNSSLTLLDTSLPAEAEPELRSYISRRLSKGALLGGMGNIATVELSVPEQAVGCYCCLLEQERSPEQPEADGNGWVVCLLGGSEKGLNLFRIELDKYVQGLQSSLTQEMQNLESEVRPYLSLWYEESVMHIHRVVQLLQNNIGYLLHAALNHTHVEVTGADERTKTDVARFIKAASLQGLVQEEPSTASLCKTESKESRSDLLIDCSSSPPALTNTASNRFCDEWIQAFLNAAERFNPFLLRQILENFKLKAIQDMNNLKRFIRQAEMSHYALFRCCLFLQTCGNGDILLQNARAEHSGLPEACSIIRVLEEFIAEQAVGVVQ